A window from Mycobacterium saskatchewanense encodes these proteins:
- a CDS encoding sensor domain-containing protein: MARFTRPLLWCGAVLLTAGCTRVVDGTALPGYGANRKVVHGVNVDTILLDQSRMRAITGAGEHLNIIPSMDGINPVDIDALAEATPRECRFLYAETATFGPDIEEFHKTTFQDPPDGALISEGAATYRDVDTARGAFGNLVTTVGNCAGDSTGQLLVGDWNAAANTLHLGPGGCGRDYRVLSVALLEVTFCGFPQSVSDIVMTNIAANVPA, from the coding sequence ATGGCGAGATTCACGCGGCCGCTGCTGTGGTGCGGCGCGGTGCTGCTCACGGCGGGGTGCACCCGGGTGGTGGACGGAACGGCGCTGCCGGGGTACGGGGCCAACCGTAAGGTGGTGCACGGCGTCAACGTCGACACCATCCTGCTGGACCAGTCGCGCATGCGCGCGATCACCGGGGCCGGCGAACACCTCAACATCATCCCGTCGATGGACGGCATCAATCCCGTCGACATCGACGCCCTCGCGGAGGCCACGCCGCGGGAATGCCGGTTCCTCTACGCGGAGACGGCGACGTTCGGGCCCGACATCGAAGAGTTCCACAAGACCACCTTCCAGGACCCGCCCGACGGGGCGCTCATCTCCGAGGGCGCGGCGACCTACCGCGACGTCGACACCGCCCGCGGCGCGTTCGGCAACCTGGTGACGACCGTCGGCAATTGCGCGGGCGACTCCACCGGCCAGCTGCTGGTCGGCGATTGGAACGCCGCGGCGAACACGCTGCACCTGGGCCCCGGCGGTTGCGGCCGCGACTACCGCGTCCTGTCCGTGGCTCTGCTGGAGGTCACGTTCTGCGGGTTCCCGCAATCCGTCTCCGACATCGTCATGACGAACATCGCCGCGAACGTGCCGGCCTAG
- a CDS encoding uroporphyrinogen decarboxylase/cobalamine-independent methonine synthase family protein: protein MSVFATASGIGSWPGTVARTAAEIVVGELAGALAHLVELPARGVGADTLGRAGALLVDVAIDTVPRGYRIAARPGAVTRRAVSLLDEDMDALEEAWEAAGLRGGGRPVKVQAPGPITLAAGLELANGHRAITDPGALRDLAASLGEGVGAHRAALARRLETPVVVQLDEPSLPSALGGRLTGVTSLSPIAPLDEAVAEALLDTCVGGVGTEVLLHSCAPELPWNLLARSGIGAVSVDAGTLRAADLDGVAAFVETGRAVMLGVVPAAAPERRPSAEEVAGAVVAVTDRLGFGRSALRDRIGVTPACGLAGATTQWARTAIELARTAAAAFADDPDAI from the coding sequence GTGAGTGTTTTCGCGACCGCCAGCGGCATAGGCTCGTGGCCCGGCACCGTAGCGCGCACCGCCGCCGAAATCGTCGTCGGAGAATTGGCGGGCGCGCTGGCCCACCTCGTCGAGCTGCCCGCCAGGGGAGTGGGCGCCGACACCCTGGGCCGGGCCGGCGCGCTGCTGGTGGACGTCGCGATCGACACGGTGCCCCGCGGGTATCGGATCGCCGCCCGGCCCGGGGCGGTGACGCGGCGGGCCGTCAGCCTGCTCGACGAGGACATGGACGCGCTGGAGGAGGCCTGGGAGGCGGCGGGGTTGCGTGGCGGCGGGCGGCCGGTCAAGGTGCAGGCGCCCGGGCCGATCACCCTGGCCGCCGGGCTCGAACTGGCCAACGGGCACCGCGCGATCACCGACCCGGGGGCGCTGCGTGACCTGGCCGCGTCACTGGGGGAAGGCGTCGGCGCGCACCGCGCGGCGCTGGCCCGTCGGCTCGAGACGCCCGTGGTGGTGCAGCTCGACGAACCGTCGCTGCCGAGTGCTCTGGGCGGCCGGTTGACCGGGGTCACGTCGCTGAGCCCGATTGCGCCCCTGGACGAGGCGGTGGCCGAGGCGCTGCTGGACACCTGCGTCGGGGGCGTGGGGACCGAGGTGCTGCTGCACAGTTGCGCCCCCGAGTTGCCGTGGAATCTGTTGGCGCGCAGTGGTATTGGCGCGGTGTCGGTAGATGCGGGCACGCTGCGGGCGGCCGACCTGGACGGCGTCGCGGCCTTCGTCGAAACGGGCCGCGCGGTCATGCTCGGCGTGGTCCCCGCCGCGGCTCCCGAGCGGCGCCCCTCGGCCGAAGAGGTGGCCGGTGCGGTGGTCGCGGTGACCGATCGCCTCGGCTTCGGCCGGTCGGCCCTGCGGGACCGGATCGGCGTCACCCCGGCGTGCGGCCTGGCCGGCGCGACGACGCAGTGGGCCAGGACCGCGATAGAGCTCGCCCGCACGGCGGCCGCCGCGTTCGCCGACGACCCCGACGCCATCTGA
- the gatB gene encoding Asp-tRNA(Asn)/Glu-tRNA(Gln) amidotransferase subunit GatB has product MSVATGAELMDYDDVLARFDPVLGLEVHVELSTATKMFCGCSTTFGGEPNTQVCPVCLGLPGSLPVLNQAAVESAIRIGLALNCEIVPWCRFARKNYFYPDMPKNYQISQYDEPIAINGYLEVPLDDGSTWRVDIERAHMEEDTGKLTHLGSETGRIHGATTSLIDYNRAGVPLIEIVTKPIVGAGARAPQIARTYVTALRDLLRALEVSDVRMDQGSMRCDSNVSLKPSGAEQFGTRTETKNVNSLRSVEVAVRYEMQRQAAVLASGGRITQETRHFHEAGYTSPGRTKETAEDYRYFPEPDLEPVAPSRDLVERLRQTIPELPWLTRKRIQQEWGVSDEVMRDLVNAGAVDQVIATVKHGASSEQARAWWGNFLVQKANEANVGLDELAITPAQVAAVITLVEEGKLSVKLARQVVEGVLAGEGEPEQVMTARGLELVRDDSVTQAAVDEALAANPDVAEKIRGGKVAAAGAIVGAVMKATRGQADAARVRELVLAACGQG; this is encoded by the coding sequence ATGAGTGTTGCTACCGGCGCCGAGCTGATGGACTACGACGACGTCCTCGCGCGCTTCGATCCGGTGCTCGGGCTCGAGGTGCACGTCGAGCTGTCCACCGCGACGAAAATGTTCTGCGGCTGCTCCACCACATTCGGCGGGGAACCCAATACCCAGGTATGCCCGGTATGTCTCGGTCTGCCCGGCTCGCTGCCGGTGCTCAACCAGGCCGCGGTGGAGTCGGCCATCCGCATCGGGCTGGCGCTGAACTGCGAGATCGTGCCGTGGTGCCGCTTCGCGCGCAAGAACTACTTTTACCCGGACATGCCGAAGAACTATCAGATCTCGCAGTACGACGAGCCGATCGCCATCAACGGCTACCTCGAGGTGCCCCTGGACGACGGCAGCACCTGGCGCGTGGACATCGAGCGGGCGCACATGGAAGAGGACACCGGCAAGCTCACCCACTTGGGCAGCGAAACCGGCCGGATTCACGGCGCGACCACGTCGCTCATCGACTACAACCGGGCCGGCGTGCCGCTGATCGAAATCGTCACCAAGCCCATTGTGGGAGCGGGCGCCAGGGCGCCGCAGATTGCCCGCACGTACGTCACCGCGTTGCGAGACCTATTGCGCGCCTTGGAAGTATCCGATGTGCGGATGGACCAGGGGTCGATGCGGTGCGACTCCAACGTGTCGCTGAAGCCGTCCGGCGCGGAGCAGTTCGGCACCCGGACCGAGACCAAGAATGTCAACTCGCTGCGCAGCGTCGAAGTCGCCGTCCGCTACGAGATGCAGCGGCAGGCAGCCGTCCTGGCCTCCGGTGGCCGAATCACGCAGGAAACCAGGCACTTTCACGAGGCTGGATACACCAGCCCGGGCCGCACCAAGGAAACCGCCGAGGACTACCGCTATTTCCCCGAGCCCGACCTCGAACCCGTCGCGCCCAGCCGCGATCTCGTGGAGCGGCTGCGACAGACGATTCCCGAGCTACCGTGGTTGACGCGCAAGCGAATCCAGCAAGAGTGGGGCGTATCCGACGAGGTGATGCGGGACCTCGTCAACGCCGGCGCGGTCGATCAGGTGATTGCCACCGTCAAGCACGGGGCGTCCAGCGAGCAGGCGCGCGCATGGTGGGGCAACTTCTTGGTGCAGAAGGCCAACGAGGCGAACGTCGGCCTCGATGAACTGGCCATCACCCCGGCTCAGGTGGCTGCAGTGATCACGCTCGTCGAGGAGGGCAAGCTGTCCGTGAAGCTCGCCCGCCAGGTCGTCGAGGGGGTGCTGGCCGGGGAGGGCGAGCCCGAACAGGTGATGACCGCCCGCGGCCTGGAGCTCGTGCGCGACGACTCGGTCACCCAGGCCGCCGTCGACGAGGCGCTGGCCGCCAATCCGGATGTGGCGGAGAAGATCCGCGGCGGCAAGGTGGCCGCGGCCGGCGCGATCGTCGGAGCGGTGATGAAGGCCACCCGGGGTCAGGCCGACGCGGCCCGCGTGCGCGAACTCGTGCTGGCGGCCTGCGGGCAGGGCTGA
- a CDS encoding glycosyltransferase encodes MHVALFTDLHPDSLGGTQVSVATQRRALEQCGHRVTVFTAPLPKTADPDPGVVELKPVPVIAPLMRRLGRHDDFMFVWPSKVNRAVIDEAFRTREPVDVVHTQGDLGVAVAGVEAARRHGIPVVQTKHTRFDVYFEQATATPLPLAVLFAQMQKRHLSREFNLTRVKEGLASRLAWRLMVAHAQAVDHEITPTRHFARSLAGRGVSRPISVVSNGVDDDVIDRARAARVTPAADGDPLRLIWCGRLSSEKRITAAVEAVAQVDGCTLDIYGDGHLVPAIRKTIESAGLGERIRLRGRVDREDCLVAMRSSDALLFTSYDFDTQGLVLLEAAAMSLPMIYCDPALGETVPEGGGVLTTSPSPASLAAAIRALVADRAKLREMTDAVAARRDAGRQSLQTEKIVAIYNSLLDRVPA; translated from the coding sequence ATGCATGTCGCTCTTTTCACCGATCTTCACCCGGACAGCCTCGGGGGGACACAGGTCTCGGTGGCCACCCAGCGTCGCGCCCTGGAGCAGTGCGGGCACCGGGTGACGGTGTTCACGGCGCCGCTGCCCAAGACGGCCGACCCCGACCCGGGCGTCGTCGAGCTGAAGCCGGTGCCGGTGATCGCCCCGCTCATGCGCAGGCTGGGCAGGCACGACGACTTCATGTTCGTGTGGCCGTCCAAGGTCAACCGCGCGGTCATCGACGAGGCGTTCCGCACCCGCGAGCCCGTCGACGTCGTGCACACCCAGGGCGACCTCGGGGTGGCGGTCGCGGGGGTAGAAGCCGCGCGCCGGCACGGCATTCCGGTGGTCCAGACCAAGCACACCCGCTTCGACGTGTACTTCGAGCAAGCCACCGCGACGCCGCTTCCGCTGGCGGTGCTGTTCGCCCAGATGCAGAAGCGGCACCTGTCCCGGGAGTTCAACCTGACCCGCGTGAAAGAGGGCCTCGCATCGCGCCTGGCCTGGCGCCTCATGGTGGCGCACGCGCAGGCGGTGGACCACGAGATCACCCCGACGAGGCACTTCGCGCGGTCCCTGGCCGGGCGCGGGGTGAGCCGGCCGATCTCGGTCGTCTCCAACGGCGTCGACGACGACGTGATCGACCGCGCCCGCGCGGCCCGGGTCACCCCCGCCGCGGACGGCGACCCGCTGCGCCTCATCTGGTGCGGGCGGCTGTCGTCGGAAAAGCGCATCACGGCGGCGGTCGAGGCGGTTGCCCAGGTGGATGGCTGCACGCTGGACATCTACGGTGACGGCCACCTGGTGCCCGCCATCCGCAAGACGATCGAATCCGCCGGCCTCGGCGAGCGGATCCGCCTGCGCGGCCGGGTGGACCGCGAGGACTGCCTGGTCGCGATGAGGTCGAGCGACGCCCTGCTGTTCACGTCCTACGATTTCGACACCCAGGGCCTGGTGCTGCTGGAGGCCGCCGCCATGTCGCTGCCGATGATCTACTGCGACCCGGCGCTGGGCGAAACGGTCCCCGAAGGCGGCGGCGTCCTCACCACCAGCCCGTCGCCCGCCTCGCTCGCCGCGGCTATCCGCGCGCTCGTCGCGGATCGCGCCAAACTGCGCGAGATGACCGACGCTGTCGCCGCGCGCCGGGACGCCGGCCGGCAGTCGCTGCAGACCGAGAAGATCGTCGCCATCTACAACAGCCTGCTGGACCGGGTGCCCGCGTAG
- the gatA gene encoding Asp-tRNA(Asn)/Glu-tRNA(Gln) amidotransferase subunit GatA has translation MSELIRSDAAMLAARIAAKEVSSTEVTQACLDQIAATDDRYHAFLHVAADEALAAAAAVDNAVAAGERLPSALAGVPLALKDVFTTTDMPTTCGSKILEGWRSPYDATVTVRLRAAGIPILGKTNMDEFAMGSSTENSAYGPTRNPWNIGRVPGGSGGGSAAALAAFQAPLAIGTDTGGSIRQPAALTATVGVKPTYGTVSRYGLVACASSLDQGGPCARTVLDTALLHQVIAGHDLRDSTSVDAPVPDVVGAARAGASGDLRGVRVGVVKQLRGEGYQPGVLASFEAAVKQLTAQGAEVSEVDCPHFEYALAAYYLILPSEVSSNLARFDAMRYGLRVGDDGTHSAEEVMALTRAAGFGPEVKRRIMIGTYALSAGYYDAYYNQAQKVRTLIARDLDRAYESVDVVVSPTTPTTAFPIGEKVDDPLAMYLFDLCTLPLNLAGHCGMSVPAGLSPDDGLPVGLQIMAPALADDRLYRVGAAYEAVRGALPSAI, from the coding sequence GTGAGCGAACTGATCCGGTCCGACGCCGCGATGCTGGCCGCGCGGATCGCCGCCAAGGAGGTGTCGTCCACCGAGGTCACCCAGGCGTGCCTGGACCAGATCGCGGCGACCGACGACCGCTACCACGCGTTTCTGCACGTGGCGGCCGACGAGGCGCTCGCGGCGGCGGCCGCCGTCGACAATGCGGTGGCCGCCGGCGAGCGGCTGCCGTCGGCGCTGGCCGGGGTCCCGCTGGCACTCAAGGACGTCTTCACGACCACGGACATGCCCACCACCTGCGGGTCCAAGATCCTCGAGGGCTGGCGATCGCCGTATGACGCCACGGTCACCGTGCGGTTGCGCGCGGCCGGCATCCCGATCCTGGGCAAGACCAACATGGACGAGTTCGCGATGGGTTCGTCGACGGAGAACTCCGCCTACGGCCCCACCCGCAACCCCTGGAACATCGGCCGGGTGCCCGGCGGATCGGGTGGCGGCAGCGCGGCGGCCCTGGCCGCCTTCCAGGCCCCGCTGGCGATCGGAACCGACACCGGCGGCTCGATCCGGCAGCCGGCCGCGCTGACCGCGACGGTCGGCGTCAAACCCACCTACGGCACGGTGTCCCGGTACGGGCTGGTGGCCTGCGCGTCGTCGTTGGACCAGGGCGGCCCGTGCGCGCGGACCGTGCTCGACACCGCGCTGCTGCACCAGGTGATCGCCGGCCATGACCTGCGCGACTCGACCTCCGTCGACGCGCCGGTGCCCGACGTGGTGGGCGCCGCCCGGGCCGGCGCCTCCGGGGACCTGCGCGGCGTGCGCGTCGGCGTGGTCAAGCAGCTGCGCGGCGAGGGCTACCAGCCCGGGGTGCTGGCGTCGTTCGAGGCCGCCGTCAAGCAGCTGACCGCGCAGGGCGCCGAGGTCAGCGAGGTCGACTGCCCGCATTTCGAATACGCCCTGGCCGCCTACTACCTGATCCTGCCGTCGGAGGTGTCCAGCAACCTGGCGCGCTTCGACGCCATGCGCTACGGCCTGCGGGTGGGCGACGACGGCACCCACAGCGCCGAGGAAGTGATGGCCCTGACCCGGGCCGCCGGGTTCGGGCCCGAGGTCAAGCGGCGCATCATGATCGGCACCTACGCGCTGTCGGCCGGCTATTACGACGCCTACTACAACCAGGCGCAGAAGGTGCGCACGCTGATCGCCCGTGACCTCGATCGGGCCTATGAGTCCGTCGACGTCGTGGTGTCGCCGACCACGCCCACGACGGCGTTCCCGATCGGCGAGAAGGTCGACGACCCGCTGGCGATGTACCTGTTCGACCTGTGCACGCTGCCGCTCAACCTGGCGGGTCATTGCGGCATGTCGGTGCCAGCGGGGCTGTCCCCGGACGACGGCCTGCCCGTCGGGCTGCAGATCATGGCCCCGGCGTTGGCCGACGACCGGCTGTACCGGGTGGGCGCCGCCTACGAGGCGGTCCGGGGCGCGTTGCCGAGCGCGATCTAG
- the gatC gene encoding Asp-tRNA(Asn)/Glu-tRNA(Gln) amidotransferase subunit GatC, producing the protein MSQISRDEVAHLARLSRLALTDGELDSFAGQLDAILTHVSQVQAVDVTGVEATGNPLKDVNVTRPDEPTPCLTQREALAEAPEAVDGRFAVPQILGDSE; encoded by the coding sequence GTGTCCCAGATCTCCCGCGACGAGGTGGCGCACCTGGCCCGGCTGTCCCGGCTGGCGTTGACCGACGGCGAACTCGACAGTTTCGCCGGCCAACTCGACGCCATCCTGACCCACGTCAGCCAGGTGCAGGCAGTCGACGTGACCGGCGTCGAAGCGACCGGCAACCCGCTCAAGGACGTCAACGTCACGCGGCCCGACGAGCCGACGCCGTGCCTGACGCAGCGCGAGGCGCTCGCCGAGGCGCCCGAGGCCGTCGACGGCCGCTTCGCCGTTCCGCAGATCCTCGGGGACAGCGAGTGA
- the ligA gene encoding NAD-dependent DNA ligase LigA has product MSPAEADEAPPEVRRHWQELAAEVREHQFRYYIKDAPIISDADFDTMFNELLALEDRYPELRAPDSPTQLVGGAGFATDFTSAEHLERMLSLDDVFDRDELAAWSIRVENEIGRDPDYLCELKIDGVALSLVYRDGRLERAATRGDGRVGEDVTLNARTIDDVPERLAASADFPVPGLLEVRGEVFFMLADFEALNASLVEEGKAPFANPRNSAAGSLRQKNPAVTARRKLRMICHGIGRTEGFAPKTLHEAYTALRSWGLPVAEETARVRGLAAVEDRVTYWGEHRYDVPHEIDGVVVKVDDVALQRRLGTTSRAPRWAVAYKYPPQEAQTELLDIRVNVGRTGRVTPFAFMTPVKVAGSTVGLATLHNAAEVKRKGVLIGDTVVIRKAGDVIPEVLGPVVDLRDGTEREFVMPTSCPECGTPLAPAKEGDADIRCPNARSCPAQLRERVFHVAGRGALDIEGLGYEAAIALLKAGVIADEGDLFTLTEDDLLRTDLFRTKAGTLSANGKRLLANLDQAKAAPLWRVLVALSIRHVGPTAARALATEFGSLDAIVSASTEELAAVEGVGPTIAAALAEWFTVDWHRAIVDKWRAAGVRMADERDTSVARTLEGLTVVVTGSLAGFSRDDAKEAIIARGGKAAGSVSKKTDYVVAGDSPGSKYDKAIELGVPVLDEDGFRTLLEQGPPAAPAAE; this is encoded by the coding sequence GTGAGCCCTGCCGAAGCCGACGAGGCACCGCCCGAGGTGCGGCGCCACTGGCAGGAACTGGCCGCCGAAGTCCGCGAGCACCAGTTCCGCTACTACATCAAGGACGCGCCGATCATTTCCGACGCCGACTTCGACACGATGTTCAACGAACTGCTCGCGCTGGAGGACCGCTACCCGGAGCTGCGGGCGCCGGACTCCCCGACGCAACTGGTCGGCGGCGCGGGCTTCGCCACCGACTTCACCTCGGCCGAACACCTCGAGCGCATGCTCAGCCTCGACGACGTGTTCGACCGCGACGAGCTCGCCGCCTGGAGCATTCGGGTCGAGAACGAGATCGGCCGTGACCCCGATTACCTGTGCGAGCTGAAGATCGACGGGGTGGCCCTGTCGCTGGTGTATCGCGACGGCCGGCTCGAGCGCGCCGCGACCCGCGGTGACGGCCGCGTCGGCGAAGACGTCACGCTCAACGCGCGCACCATCGACGACGTGCCCGAACGGCTCGCGGCCAGTGCTGACTTCCCGGTCCCCGGGCTATTGGAGGTGCGCGGCGAGGTGTTCTTCATGCTCGCCGACTTCGAGGCGCTGAACGCCAGCCTCGTCGAGGAAGGCAAGGCGCCGTTCGCCAATCCCCGCAACAGCGCCGCCGGGTCGCTCCGCCAGAAGAACCCGGCCGTGACCGCCCGGCGCAAGTTGCGGATGATCTGCCACGGCATCGGCCGCACGGAAGGCTTCGCGCCGAAAACCTTGCACGAGGCGTACACGGCGCTGCGCTCGTGGGGGTTGCCGGTGGCCGAGGAGACCGCCCGGGTGCGCGGACTGGCCGCCGTCGAGGACCGGGTCACGTACTGGGGCGAGCACCGCTACGACGTCCCGCACGAAATCGACGGCGTCGTAGTCAAAGTCGACGACGTCGCGCTGCAGCGCCGGCTGGGGACGACGTCGAGGGCGCCGCGGTGGGCGGTGGCCTACAAGTACCCGCCTCAGGAGGCGCAGACGGAGCTGCTGGACATCCGGGTCAACGTCGGACGCACCGGGCGGGTCACGCCGTTCGCGTTCATGACACCGGTGAAGGTCGCCGGGTCGACTGTCGGGCTCGCCACCCTGCATAACGCCGCCGAGGTCAAGCGCAAGGGCGTGCTGATCGGTGACACCGTGGTGATCCGCAAAGCCGGCGACGTGATCCCGGAGGTGCTCGGCCCCGTCGTCGACCTGCGTGACGGCACCGAACGCGAATTCGTCATGCCCACAAGCTGTCCCGAGTGCGGCACCCCGTTGGCCCCGGCCAAGGAGGGCGACGCCGACATCCGCTGCCCCAACGCCCGGTCCTGTCCGGCGCAGCTGCGGGAACGGGTATTTCACGTCGCCGGCCGCGGGGCGCTGGACATCGAGGGGCTGGGTTATGAGGCCGCCATCGCGCTGCTGAAGGCCGGCGTGATCGCCGACGAGGGCGACCTGTTCACCCTCACCGAGGACGACCTGCTGCGCACCGATCTGTTCCGCACTAAGGCCGGCACGCTGTCGGCCAACGGCAAGCGCCTGCTGGCCAACCTCGACCAGGCCAAGGCCGCGCCGCTGTGGCGGGTGCTGGTGGCCCTGTCGATCCGCCACGTCGGACCGACGGCCGCCCGCGCCCTGGCAACGGAGTTCGGCAGCCTCGACGCCATCGTGTCCGCGTCCACCGAGGAGCTCGCCGCGGTGGAGGGCGTCGGGCCGACGATCGCCGCCGCGCTCGCCGAGTGGTTCACCGTCGACTGGCACCGTGCGATCGTCGACAAGTGGCGGGCCGCCGGCGTGCGGATGGCCGACGAGCGCGACACCAGCGTGGCCCGCACACTGGAGGGATTGACCGTCGTCGTGACCGGCTCGCTGGCCGGGTTCTCCCGCGACGACGCCAAGGAGGCGATCATCGCCCGCGGCGGCAAGGCCGCGGGCTCGGTGTCGAAGAAGACGGACTACGTCGTCGCCGGCGACTCGCCGGGCTCAAAGTACGACAAGGCCATCGAGTTGGGGGTCCCGGTGCTCGACGAGGACGGGTTCCGCACGTTGTTGGAGCAGGGCCCGCCGGCCGCTCCGGCGGCGGAGTGA
- a CDS encoding ATP-dependent 6-phosphofructokinase, producing the protein MRIGVLTGGGDCPGLNAVIRAVVRTCDSRYGSSVVGFQDGWRGLLENRRIQLQNDDRNDRLLAKGGTMLGTARVHPDKLRAGLDQIKQTLDDNGIDVLIPIGGEGTLTAAHWLSEENVPVVGVPKTIDNDIDCTDVTFGHDTALTVATDAIDRLHSTAESHQRVMLVEVMGRHAGWIALNAGLASGAHMTLIPEQPFDVEEVCRLVKRRFQRGDSHFICVVAEGAKPIAGSITLREGGLDEFGHEKFTGVAAQLAVEVEKRINKEVRVTVLGHVQRGGTPTAYDRVLATRFGVNAADAAHAGEYGQMVSLRGQDIGRVPLGDAVRQLKLVPESRYDDAAAFFG; encoded by the coding sequence ATGCGGATCGGAGTTCTCACGGGGGGCGGCGACTGCCCCGGTCTCAACGCCGTCATCCGGGCGGTGGTGCGGACCTGCGATTCCCGATACGGCTCGTCCGTCGTCGGGTTTCAGGACGGGTGGCGTGGGTTGTTGGAGAACCGGCGCATCCAGCTGCAAAACGACGACCGCAACGACCGCCTGCTGGCCAAGGGCGGGACGATGCTGGGCACCGCCCGTGTGCATCCCGACAAGCTGCGCGCCGGGCTGGACCAGATCAAGCAGACGCTGGACGACAACGGCATCGATGTCCTCATTCCCATCGGCGGTGAAGGGACCCTGACCGCCGCGCACTGGCTGTCGGAGGAGAACGTGCCCGTCGTCGGGGTGCCGAAGACGATCGACAACGACATCGACTGCACCGACGTCACTTTCGGCCACGACACCGCTCTGACGGTGGCGACCGACGCCATCGACCGGTTGCACAGCACCGCCGAATCGCACCAGCGGGTGATGCTCGTGGAGGTGATGGGCAGACACGCGGGCTGGATCGCGCTGAACGCGGGCCTGGCCTCGGGCGCGCACATGACCCTGATTCCCGAGCAGCCCTTCGACGTCGAGGAGGTGTGCCGGCTCGTCAAACGCCGTTTCCAACGCGGGGATTCACACTTCATCTGCGTGGTGGCCGAAGGGGCGAAACCGATCGCGGGCTCAATCACGTTGCGCGAAGGCGGCCTTGACGAGTTCGGCCACGAGAAGTTCACCGGCGTGGCCGCCCAGCTCGCCGTCGAGGTCGAAAAACGCATCAACAAGGAAGTGCGGGTAACGGTGCTGGGCCACGTCCAGCGCGGCGGCACCCCGACCGCCTACGACCGCGTGCTGGCCACCCGGTTCGGCGTCAACGCCGCCGACGCCGCGCACGCGGGGGAGTACGGCCAGATGGTGTCGTTGCGCGGACAGGACATCGGCCGGGTTCCGCTGGGGGATGCGGTACGCCAGCTCAAACTCGTGCCCGAGAGCCGGTACGACGACGCGGCGGCCTTCTTCGGCTGA
- a CDS encoding ACT domain-containing protein — protein MPSYLLRIVLVDRPGSLGSLAVALGSVGADILSLDVVERSSGNAIDDLVIELPPGAMPDTLITAAESLSGVRVDSVRPHTGLLEAHRELELLDHVAAAADGESRLKVLVDEAPKVLRVSWCMVLRSSHGELQRLADSPGSPETKEDSAPWLPIERASTLDGTAEWVPQAWRDMDTTMVAAPLGDPNTAVVLGRPGPEFRPSEVARLGYLSGIVATMLR, from the coding sequence GTGCCGTCGTATCTGTTGCGCATCGTGCTGGTCGACCGCCCCGGCAGCCTGGGCTCGCTCGCGGTGGCGCTCGGCTCGGTGGGGGCGGACATCCTGTCACTCGACGTGGTGGAGCGCAGCTCGGGGAACGCGATCGACGACCTGGTCATCGAGCTGCCCCCGGGGGCGATGCCCGACACGCTGATCACCGCCGCGGAGTCGCTGTCCGGTGTCCGGGTGGACAGCGTCCGCCCCCATACCGGGCTGCTGGAAGCGCACCGGGAGCTGGAGCTGCTCGACCACGTCGCCGCGGCCGCCGACGGCGAGTCCAGGCTCAAGGTCCTGGTCGACGAGGCGCCCAAGGTGCTGCGGGTCAGCTGGTGCATGGTGCTGCGCAGTTCCCACGGCGAGCTGCAGCGCCTCGCCGACAGCCCGGGCTCGCCCGAAACCAAGGAGGACTCGGCGCCCTGGCTGCCCATCGAGCGGGCATCGACGCTGGACGGCACCGCGGAGTGGGTGCCGCAGGCGTGGCGCGACATGGACACCACCATGGTCGCGGCCCCGCTGGGCGACCCGAACACGGCGGTCGTGCTGGGCCGGCCCGGCCCGGAATTCCGCCCCTCCGAGGTCGCCCGGCTGGGCTACCTGTCCGGGATCGTCGCGACGATGCTGCGCTGA